One genomic segment of Primulina tabacum isolate GXHZ01 chromosome 9, ASM2559414v2, whole genome shotgun sequence includes these proteins:
- the LOC142556294 gene encoding nuclear transport factor 2-like isoform X2 produces the protein MASAFPLPVTAAQVGTYFIGQYYQMLQNQPDFVHQFYNDASTMLRINGNSRETASAMLQIHQLIMSLNYTGIEIKTAHSLESWNCGVLVMVSGSVHVKGFNARKKFVETFFLAPQRNLDPNLHLPATLQGQASNYGLNGDFQSREFLATRNIEDNGPANSHKYPEEQLQQVPASEQVLDDNFDVQLNGSIQGTMNSVPNHLSSPIEEPVVEPQKHTYASIVAKVQSAPVVPIPPFSSKPVSPSDLRHLPESRIQPLAASSNPLEGTSLESLEEAQVVEDEVEVMSVYVSNVPTTMAASEIGEEFKKFGKLKPDGVAIRTRKDIDACYAFVEFEDVSGVQNAIKASTVQIGAHQLYIEERRPNRNNFIRGGRARGRGRVSYYMEGTRGRFGGRSFGRGITQDGTERTYNRPRGNGFYRQVPRQERAHSTYQQGSRNGHHSE, from the exons ATGGCTTCCGCTTTTCCTCTGCCTGTCACTGCTGCCCAG GTGGGGACATACTTTATTGGGCAGTACTATCAGATGCTACAGAACCAGCCAGATTTTGTTCACCAATTTTACAATGATGCCAGCACCATGCTTCGGATTAATGGAAACTCAAGAGAAACTGCTAGCGCTATGCTg CAAATCCACCAACTTATTATGTCACTCAACTATACTGGGATAGAAATTAAGACTGCACATTCTTTAGAATCTTGGAACTGTGGAGTTCTAGTGATGGTTTCTGGTTCGGTGCATGTCAAGGGATTCAATGCAAGGAAAAAGTTTGTGGAAACCTTTTTTCTTGCCCCTCAG AGAAATCTTGACCCCAACCTGCATTTGCCAGCTACACTTCAAGGACAAG CATCCAATTATGGGTTGAATGGAGATTTTCAGTCCAGGGAGTTTTTGGCTACCAGAAATATCGAAGATAATGGCCCTGCCAATAGTCACAAGTATCCAGAAGAACAGCTTCAGCAAGTCCCTGCCTCAGAACAGGTTCTGGACGATAATTTTGATGTGCAGTTGAATGGTTCAATTCAGGGAACTATGAACTCTGTACCTAATCATTTATCTTCCCCCATCGAAGAACCTGTTGTGGAGCCCCAAAAGCATACATATGCTTCCATA GTTGCTAAAGTACAATCTGCTCCAGTGGTGCCCATTCCACCGTTTTCAAGCAAGCCTGTTTCTCCTTCAGATTTGCGGCACTTACCTGAATCCAGAATCCAGCCGTTGGCTGCATCCTCGAACCCACTTGAAGGGACTAGTTTGGAGAGTCTGGAAGAAGCACAGGTTGTGGAAGATGAAG TTGAAGTAATGTCGGTGTATGTGAGCAATGTTCCCACTACTATGGCTGCTTCTGAAATCGGGGAAGAGTTCAAGAAGTTTGGTAAACTCAAGCCTGATGGTGTGGCCATTAGAACTCGGAAG GATATCGATGCATGCTATGCATTTGTTGAATTTGAAGACGTCTCTGGGGTGCAGAATGCGATTAAG GCATCCACGGTTCAGATAGGTGCACATCAGCTCTATATTGAAGAGCGACGACCGAATAGAAACAACTTCATTCGAGGAGGAA GAGCACGGGGTAGAGGCCGGGTTAGCTACTATATGGAAGGAACAAGAGGACGTTTTGGTGGCCGAAGTTTTGGCAGAGGGATCACACAAGATGGGACTGAGCGTACTTACAATAGACCGAGAGGGAATGGTTTTTATAGGCAGGTACCTCGACAAGAAAGAGCGCATTCCACCTATCAGCAAGGATCGAGGAATGGGCATCACTCGGAATGA
- the LOC142556294 gene encoding nuclear transport factor 2-like isoform X1 yields the protein MASAFPLPVTAAQVGTYFIGQYYQMLQNQPDFVHQFYNDASTMLRINGNSRETASAMLQIHQLIMSLNYTGIEIKTAHSLESWNCGVLVMVSGSVHVKGFNARKKFVETFFLAPQVKGYFVFNDIFHYVDEEHIIQHPIAYLPQRNLDPNLHLPATLQGQASNYGLNGDFQSREFLATRNIEDNGPANSHKYPEEQLQQVPASEQVLDDNFDVQLNGSIQGTMNSVPNHLSSPIEEPVVEPQKHTYASIVAKVQSAPVVPIPPFSSKPVSPSDLRHLPESRIQPLAASSNPLEGTSLESLEEAQVVEDEVEVMSVYVSNVPTTMAASEIGEEFKKFGKLKPDGVAIRTRKDIDACYAFVEFEDVSGVQNAIKASTVQIGAHQLYIEERRPNRNNFIRGGRARGRGRVSYYMEGTRGRFGGRSFGRGITQDGTERTYNRPRGNGFYRQVPRQERAHSTYQQGSRNGHHSE from the exons ATGGCTTCCGCTTTTCCTCTGCCTGTCACTGCTGCCCAG GTGGGGACATACTTTATTGGGCAGTACTATCAGATGCTACAGAACCAGCCAGATTTTGTTCACCAATTTTACAATGATGCCAGCACCATGCTTCGGATTAATGGAAACTCAAGAGAAACTGCTAGCGCTATGCTg CAAATCCACCAACTTATTATGTCACTCAACTATACTGGGATAGAAATTAAGACTGCACATTCTTTAGAATCTTGGAACTGTGGAGTTCTAGTGATGGTTTCTGGTTCGGTGCATGTCAAGGGATTCAATGCAAGGAAAAAGTTTGTGGAAACCTTTTTTCTTGCCCCTCAGGTGAAAGGATACTTTGTTTTCAATGACATATTCCACTATGTTGACGAAGAACATATTATTCAGCATCCAATTGCGTATTTACCTCAGAGAAATCTTGACCCCAACCTGCATTTGCCAGCTACACTTCAAGGACAAG CATCCAATTATGGGTTGAATGGAGATTTTCAGTCCAGGGAGTTTTTGGCTACCAGAAATATCGAAGATAATGGCCCTGCCAATAGTCACAAGTATCCAGAAGAACAGCTTCAGCAAGTCCCTGCCTCAGAACAGGTTCTGGACGATAATTTTGATGTGCAGTTGAATGGTTCAATTCAGGGAACTATGAACTCTGTACCTAATCATTTATCTTCCCCCATCGAAGAACCTGTTGTGGAGCCCCAAAAGCATACATATGCTTCCATA GTTGCTAAAGTACAATCTGCTCCAGTGGTGCCCATTCCACCGTTTTCAAGCAAGCCTGTTTCTCCTTCAGATTTGCGGCACTTACCTGAATCCAGAATCCAGCCGTTGGCTGCATCCTCGAACCCACTTGAAGGGACTAGTTTGGAGAGTCTGGAAGAAGCACAGGTTGTGGAAGATGAAG TTGAAGTAATGTCGGTGTATGTGAGCAATGTTCCCACTACTATGGCTGCTTCTGAAATCGGGGAAGAGTTCAAGAAGTTTGGTAAACTCAAGCCTGATGGTGTGGCCATTAGAACTCGGAAG GATATCGATGCATGCTATGCATTTGTTGAATTTGAAGACGTCTCTGGGGTGCAGAATGCGATTAAG GCATCCACGGTTCAGATAGGTGCACATCAGCTCTATATTGAAGAGCGACGACCGAATAGAAACAACTTCATTCGAGGAGGAA GAGCACGGGGTAGAGGCCGGGTTAGCTACTATATGGAAGGAACAAGAGGACGTTTTGGTGGCCGAAGTTTTGGCAGAGGGATCACACAAGATGGGACTGAGCGTACTTACAATAGACCGAGAGGGAATGGTTTTTATAGGCAGGTACCTCGACAAGAAAGAGCGCATTCCACCTATCAGCAAGGATCGAGGAATGGGCATCACTCGGAATGA